A genomic stretch from Erigeron canadensis isolate Cc75 chromosome 9, C_canadensis_v1, whole genome shotgun sequence includes:
- the LOC122580882 gene encoding putative acyl-activating enzyme 19 — MNQNDLSSTSISSRCCCIPHEFQKSASKNPNKIAVIHASPRRHRDDSHSKTTTFDNQSHPPPVYKDDDVTFTYSDILEAVDSLSLRLHSILHGGREPSLVVSPSSSSGTLPIDHSMGTSQIVGIYMVPSVEYIVSVLSVMRCGEAFMPLDPSWPKERILSVISSSTASLILCGSTSFDGQHIHQIHENHWLADSGCPVLVVSMKSKPNKHFASPSLLWPCESKRLRPFCYLMYTSGSTGKPKGVCGTEQGLLNRFLWMQDMYPLSGEEILMFKTSVGFIDHLQEILGALLTSCTLVIPSFSVLKKDILTITEYLKDYSINRLVAVPSLMRMLLPTLQSSDITMIQNSLKLLVLSGETLHLSMWTSLTKLLPDTTILNLYGSTEVSGDSTYFDCKRLPSILETASLSTVPIGRPMRNCEIVLVGQDAPGYGEIYVSGLCMATGYLNHDIIPLKAVKDLPDSSFCCSDDEKGSRLYFKTGDFATKLPGSDLVFVGRHDRTVKVNGNRIALEEIENTIRTHEDVDDAAVIGNSVEGETAYLEAHVVTKLGHDSIQSLRHSLRGWMVDKLPLPMIPSRFFFVDAIPTSSSGKVDYKLLAGLKCPMSDTIGSDTNKVSDASLLQTIKEAFCDSLMVEKVGDNDDFFAMGGDSVSAARTSHKLGINMKLLYTFPTPLELMIALLDPKLNLHNRVDIGTLGDIPSLSIISNDSGLEANTQLRRLSSEIVEPGSDYHPRKVFKLDSDLNVDDKSFAISRCNQVIAGKNSEIKKSIQATWLGAKKGLIRELWKVHMGSCVDASPLIVVRENDIFVYIGSHSHRFVCLEASSGFVQWEVQLEGRVECSAAILGDFSKVVVGCYRGNIYFLNSLNGSIGWTFQTGGEVKSQPLVDKQRHLVWCGSYDHNLYALDYQSYCCVYKLNCGGSIYGSPAINEADERLYFACTNGCMTSLSLKADPFNVLWLQDLGAPIFGSLSIDHNNGNVICCLVNGHIVAVDANGSILWRGITGGPIFAGPSVSHVLNNQVVICSRDGGVYSFGLENGHLLWKHNLDDPISSSAYIDENLQLISDNSTVSDRLICVCSSSGNIILLKVSLDNLNYVVQESGRLDMEGAIFSSPVMIGGTIFVGCRDDNVHCVRIEGEIYIN; from the exons GCACTCTTCCTATTGATCATTCCATGGGTACCTCGCAAATTGTGGGGATATACATGGTACCTTCTGTAGAATATATTGTATCTGTTCTTTCTGTTATGAGATGTGGGGAGGCTTTCATGCCATTAGATCCTTCGTGGCCAAAAGAAAGAATATTATCCGTCATATCCTCTTCAACTGCCAGCCTTATCCTTTGTGGTTCTACTTCGTTTGATGGACAACACATTCACCAGATCCACGAGAATCATTGGCTCGCTGATAGTGGTTGTCCCGTTTTAGTAGTTTCCATGAAGTCCAAACCCAACAAGCACTTTGCTTCTCCTTCTTTGCTTTGGCCATGTGAGAGTAAGAGGTTGAGACCATTCTGTTACTTGATGTATACATCTGGATCAACTGGAAAACCTAAAGGTGTCTGTGGTACTGAACAAG GTCTTCTGAACCGCTTCTTATGGATGCAGGACATGTATCCGTTAAGTGGTGAGGAAATTCTGATGTTCAAAACATCTGTAGGCTTTATTGATCATCTCCAAGAAATTCTCGGAGCTCTACTTACCAGTTGTACTTTGGTTATTCCTTCTTTCAGTGTTTTGAAAAAGGATATACTTACCATCACCGAGTATTTAAAG GACTATTCTATTAATAGGCTTGTTGCTGTACCATCACTAATGAGGATGCTTCTTCCAACTCTTCAAAGTTCAGATATAACAATGATTCAGAATTCTTTAAAATTGTTAGTCCTGAGTGGGGAAACACTTCATTTATCTATGTGGACTTCTCTTACAAAGTTATTGCCTGATACGACCATCTTGAATTTATATGGTAGTACAGAG GTTTCAGGTGATTCTACATATTTTGACTGCAAAAGGCTACCGTCAATTTTGGAGACTGCATCACTCAGTACTGTTCCAATAGGGAGACCTATGCGCAACTGTGAGATAGTGCTTGTTGGACAAGACGCACCTGGGTACGGAGAAATATATGTCTCTGGACTTTGCATGGCAACAGGGTACTTAAATCATGATATTATCCCTCTCAAAGCTGTAAAGGATCTTCCAGACTCTTCATTTTGCTGTTCGGATGATGAAAAGGGAAGTCGTCTTTACTTCAAAACAGGTGACTTTGCGACAAAACTTCCAGGCAGTGACTTAGTTTTTGTAGGGAGACATGATCGTACTGTTAAAGTGAATGGTAATCGCATTGCACTGGAGGAAATTGAAAACACAATAAGAACACATGAAGATGTGGATGATGCCGCTGTGATAGGTAACAGTGTTGAAGGAGAAACTGCATATCTTGAAGCACATGTAGTCACAAAGTTAGGGCATGATTCTATTCAAAGTTTGAGGCATTCTCTTCGAGGTTGGATGGTTGACAAACTCCCATTACCTATGATTCCTAGTCGGTTCTTCTTTGTTGATGCAATACCGACGTCGTCATCTGGGAAGGTAGATTACAAATTATTGGCTGGTTTGAAGTGTCCCATGTCAGATACTATTGGCAGTGACACCAACAAGGTTTCTGATGCGAGTCTCTTGCAAACAATTAAAGAG GCCTTTTGTGACTCCTTGATGGTTGAAAAGGTTGGTGACAATGATGATTTTTTTGCAATGGGTGGTGATTCAGTTTCAGCTGCTCGCACTTCTCATAAGTTAGGAATCAATATGAAATTGCTGTATACTTTTCCTACTCCATTAGAGCTGATGATAGCTCTCCTGGATCCTAAATTAAATCTTCACAATAGAGTAGATATAGGAACGTTGGGAGATATTCCATCTCTTTCTATTATATCTAACGATAGCGGTTTGGAGGCAAATACACAGCTGAGGAGGTTATCTAGTGAAATTGTTGAACCTGGTTCTGACTATCATCCTCGCAAAGTTTTCAAATTGGATAGTGATCTGAATGTTGATGACAAATCTTTTGCAATTAGTCGTTGTAACCAAGTAATAGCTGGAAAGAATTCCGAGATTAAGAAATCAATTCAAGCAACATGGTTGGGTGCCAAAAAAGGTTTAATAAGAGAACTGTGGAAAGTTCATATGGGGTCTTGTGTTGATGCCTCACCACTCATTGTAGTGAGAGAAAATGATATTTTCGTGTACATTGGATCTCATTCTCATCGATTCGTTTGCCTCGAAGCCTCAAG TGGTTTTGTCCAGTGGGAGGTACAACTAGAAGGAAGAGTTGAGTGCTCAGCGGCAATATTAGGAGACTTTTCTAAG GTTGTAGTTGGGTGTTACAGaggaaatatatattttctcaatTCATTGAACGGAAGCATCGGCTGGACTTTCCAGACAGGTGGTGAAGTAAAGTCACAGCCATTGGTAGACAAGCAGAGGCACCTAGTCTG GTGTGGATCTTATGACCATAACCTCTATGCCCTTGATTATCAAAGTTACTGCTGTGtttataagctaaattgtgGTGGGAGTATATATGGTTCACCTGCAATCAATGAA GCTGATGAAAGGCTTTATTTTGCATGCACTAATGGCTGTATGACTTCACTATCTCTGAAG GCTGATCCATTCAATGTGTTATGGTTACAAGACTTGGGGGCACCCATATTTGGTTCCCTCTCCATTGATCATAATAATGGAAACG TAATTTGCTGCTTGGTAAATGGACATATTGTTGCTGTTGATGCAAATGGATCCATCCTTTGGCGG GGAATAACCGGAGGACCAATATTTGCTGGTCCAAGTGTATCTCATGTCCTAAATAACCAG GTGGTTATATGTTCTAGAGATGGAGGAGTTTATTCGTTTGGTTTG GAGAACGGACATCTACTATGGAAACACAATTTAGATGATCCAATTAGTTCATCTGCTTATATAGATGAAAACTTGCAGTTGATATCTGATAATTCAACTGTTTCAGATAG ATTAATATGTGTTTGCTCCAGTTCTGGAAACATAATCTTACTCAAAGTCAGCTTAGATAATCTTAATTATGTGGTGCAAGAATCTGGTAGATTAGACATGGAAGGAgctatattctcatcccccgtGATGATTGGCGGCACTATTTTTGTTGGTTGCAGGGATGATAATGTACACTGTGTTAGGATTGAGGGCGAAATATATATCAACTAG